A single Anabas testudineus chromosome 10, fAnaTes1.2, whole genome shotgun sequence DNA region contains:
- the si:ch73-335m24.2 gene encoding protein eva-1 homolog C isoform X2: MTVPWSFCRSFWIPLLLLALELHTTRSAPDFSLYLHTILKNHTAHACEGDMLIIECPSRTSVSILSAFYGRHVPSQHLCPSLKTNTTVEEDTECTSPIVVEKVLSECQDQQSCHIPVFSPVFGQDPCPLTSKYLLVSYKCRPEHHRTRLVCENERLRLMCKNETVLAIYSATFGHLLHGSPYCPQEPGSRIDMECLSPSALRKVSRRCHGRANCSVLADIQTFGDPCFPGTRKHLRVSFTCVPRYLLEDVGRGSTDPFLISDYTHGLPEKVALYFVSGICAGLVFLLCLFGLRSTLVKDVKDLVSDLNEELTASRRQRKELIEDLYDDEISDTSSFCRLAQSYRTKDIFSPTTLMVEMVEPEVEQTRDLPNGDIWPNRDSNPYAIHKIKTYNN; the protein is encoded by the exons ATGACAGTGCCATGGAGTTTCTGCAGGTCTTTCTGGATTCCGCTTCTTCTTTTGGCTCTGGAGCTGCACACCACGCGCTCGGCTCCTGATTTCTCTC TATATCTTCACACCATTCTGAAGAACCACACGGCTCACGCATGCGAAGGTGACATGCTCATCATCGAATGTCCCTCCAGGACATCCGTGTCCATCCTGTCAGCTTTCTATGGACGACATGTTCCTAGTCAACATTTATGTCCCTCTTTAAAAACTAATACGACAGTGGAGGAGGATACAGAATGTACTTCTCCGATTGTTGTTGAG AAAGTGCTGTCAGAGTGTCAGGACCAGCAATCCTGTCACATCCCTGTCTTCAGTCCGGTGTTTGGACAGGACCCCTGTCCACTCACCAGCAAGTACCTCCTAGTCTCCTACAAGTGCCGACCAG AACATCACCGCACAAGACTGGTGTGTGAAAATGAACGACTGAGGCTGATGTGTAAAAATGAGACTGTCCTCGCCATCTACTCTGCCACGTTCGGACACCTGCTGCATGGCAGTCCCTACTGTCCTCAGGAACCTGGATCAAGAATTGACATGG AGTGTTTGTCACCTTCAGCTTTGAGGAAGGTGTCACGCAGGTGTCATGGCAGAGCGAACTGTTCGGTGCTCGCAGATATTCAAACCTTCGGGGACCCCTGCTTCCCTGGCACCAGGAAACACCTGCGAGTGTCCTTTACTTGTG TGCCTCGGTATCTTCTGGAAGATGTGGGTCGTGGGTCAACAGATCCGTTCCTGATTTCGGACTACACACATG GTCTACCAGAGAAAGTGGCTCTGTACTTTGTCTCTGGCATCTGTGCAGGTCTGGTTTTCCTGCTGTGCCTGTTTGGTCTACGCTCCACACTAGTGAAAGATGTTAAGGATCTGGTTTCTGACCTTAATGAAGAGCTGACGGCATCTCGGAGACAGCGCAAGGAGCTCATTGAGGACCTCTACGACGATGAGATCTCAGACACGTCGTCCTTCTGCCGCCTTGCACAGTCCTACCGCACGAAAGACATCTTCAGTCCTACCACGCTGATGGTAGAGATGGTTGAACCTGAGGTGGAACAGACGAGGGATCTGCCCAATGGAGATATTTGGCCAAATCGAGACTCCAACCCTTACGCCATCCACAAGATTAAAACCTACAACAACTGA
- the si:ch73-335m24.2 gene encoding protein eva-1 homolog C isoform X1 — protein MTVPWSFCRSFWIPLLLLALELHTTRSAPDFSLYLHTILKNHTAHACEGDMLIIECPSRTSVSILSAFYGRHVPSQHLCPSLKTNTTVEEDTECTSPIVVEKVLSECQDQQSCHIPVFSPVFGQDPCPLTSKYLLVSYKCRPEHHRTRLVCENERLRLMCKNETVLAIYSATFGHLLHGSPYCPQEPGSRIDMECLSPSALRKVSRRCHGRANCSVLADIQTFGDPCFPGTRKHLRVSFTCVPRYLLEDVGRGSTDPFLISDYTHGGWYTGPTYRPQNVLLTNSLEIIEKILGLPEKVALYFVSGICAGLVFLLCLFGLRSTLVKDVKDLVSDLNEELTASRRQRKELIEDLYDDEISDTSSFCRLAQSYRTKDIFSPTTLMVEMVEPEVEQTRDLPNGDIWPNRDSNPYAIHKIKTYNN, from the exons ATGACAGTGCCATGGAGTTTCTGCAGGTCTTTCTGGATTCCGCTTCTTCTTTTGGCTCTGGAGCTGCACACCACGCGCTCGGCTCCTGATTTCTCTC TATATCTTCACACCATTCTGAAGAACCACACGGCTCACGCATGCGAAGGTGACATGCTCATCATCGAATGTCCCTCCAGGACATCCGTGTCCATCCTGTCAGCTTTCTATGGACGACATGTTCCTAGTCAACATTTATGTCCCTCTTTAAAAACTAATACGACAGTGGAGGAGGATACAGAATGTACTTCTCCGATTGTTGTTGAG AAAGTGCTGTCAGAGTGTCAGGACCAGCAATCCTGTCACATCCCTGTCTTCAGTCCGGTGTTTGGACAGGACCCCTGTCCACTCACCAGCAAGTACCTCCTAGTCTCCTACAAGTGCCGACCAG AACATCACCGCACAAGACTGGTGTGTGAAAATGAACGACTGAGGCTGATGTGTAAAAATGAGACTGTCCTCGCCATCTACTCTGCCACGTTCGGACACCTGCTGCATGGCAGTCCCTACTGTCCTCAGGAACCTGGATCAAGAATTGACATGG AGTGTTTGTCACCTTCAGCTTTGAGGAAGGTGTCACGCAGGTGTCATGGCAGAGCGAACTGTTCGGTGCTCGCAGATATTCAAACCTTCGGGGACCCCTGCTTCCCTGGCACCAGGAAACACCTGCGAGTGTCCTTTACTTGTG TGCCTCGGTATCTTCTGGAAGATGTGGGTCGTGGGTCAACAGATCCGTTCCTGATTTCGGACTACACACATG GTGGATGGTACACTGGCCCCACCTACAGGCCTCAAAATGTGCTCTTAACCAACTCTCTGGAGATCATTGAAAAAATATTGG GTCTACCAGAGAAAGTGGCTCTGTACTTTGTCTCTGGCATCTGTGCAGGTCTGGTTTTCCTGCTGTGCCTGTTTGGTCTACGCTCCACACTAGTGAAAGATGTTAAGGATCTGGTTTCTGACCTTAATGAAGAGCTGACGGCATCTCGGAGACAGCGCAAGGAGCTCATTGAGGACCTCTACGACGATGAGATCTCAGACACGTCGTCCTTCTGCCGCCTTGCACAGTCCTACCGCACGAAAGACATCTTCAGTCCTACCACGCTGATGGTAGAGATGGTTGAACCTGAGGTGGAACAGACGAGGGATCTGCCCAATGGAGATATTTGGCCAAATCGAGACTCCAACCCTTACGCCATCCACAAGATTAAAACCTACAACAACTGA
- the clic2 gene encoding chloride intracellular channel protein 2 — translation MQKSEKEPSVELFIKAGHDGENVGNCPFCQRLFMVLWLKGVKFTVTTVDMRKKPAELKDLAPGTNPPFLLFNGTLKTDFIKIEEFLEQTLAPPRYPHLSPLNKESFDVGADIFAKFSAFIKNSPNNAFHEKNLLREFKRLDDYLNSPLPEEIDHNSKETITISKRKFLDSDSLTLADCNLLPKLHVIRVAAKKYCDFDIPAEFTGVWRYLQNAYEREEFKQTCPADIEIEKAYFNVANKRK, via the exons atgcagaaatcTGAGAAGGAGCCAAGCGTTGAGCTGTTCATTAAG gCTGGACACGATGGAGAGAACGTGGGGAACTGCCCCTTCTGCCAACGGCTCTTCATGGTGCTGTGGCTGAAAGGAGTAAAGTTTACAGTGACCACCGTTGATATGAGGAA GAAACCAGCCGAGCTCAAGGACCTGGCCCCGGGGACTAATccccctttcctcctcttcaacGGGACCCTCAAAACAGACTTCATTAAAATCGAGGAGTTTCTTGAACAAACACTGGCCCCTCCcag gtatcctcacCTCAGTCCACTAAACAAAGAGTCCTTTGACGTGGGGGCTGACATATTCGCTAAGTTCTCTGCGTTCATCAAGAACAGCCCAAATAACGCCT TTCATGAGAAAAACCTGCTGCGGGAGTTTAAACGCCTCGACGACTACCTGAACTCCCCGTTGCCAGAGGAGATTGACCACAACTCGAAAGAAACCATCACCATCTCCAAAAGGAAGTTCCTGGACAGCGACAGCCTCACTTTAGCCGACTGCAACCTGCTGCCCAAACTGCACGTTATCAGG GTTGCTGCCAAAAAGTACTGCGACTTTGACATTCCCGCTGAGTTCACAGGTGTGTGGCGATACCTCCAAAACGCCTACGAGCGAGAGGAGTTCAAACAGACGTGTCCGGCCGACATTGAAATCGAGAAGGCTTACTTCAACGTGGCCAACAAGAGGAAGTAA
- the urp1 gene encoding uncharacterized protein urp1: protein MLSVALFYLLAVICSARWTHALPLYPDSSLEPQSDLIQKLVSEVEGGLDPAEGERREVNNLYPLLMQHNGGRDSWNKGDKDVAQQDKFANMVEDLKEAVLKLAAADKLRSQGFLRSEQNLPKTNKRACFWKYCVTN from the exons ATGCTTTCTGTAGCTCTGTTTTACCTCCTAGCCGTGATTTGTTCCGCGAGGTGGACACATGCTCTGCCTCTGTATCCTGATTCCAGTCTTGAGCCACAGTCAG ATTTGATTCAGAAATTAGTGTCAGAGGTGGAGGGTGGACTGGACCCTGCAGAGGGGGAGCGAAGGGAGGTGAATAATCTGTATCCTCTCCTGATGCAGCACAATGGAGGCAGAGACTCCTGGAATAAAG GAGATAAAGATGTAGCACAGCAGGATAAGTTTGCAAACATG GTTGAGGACCTCAAAGAAGCTGTTTTGAAGCTGGCAGCGGCCGACAAGCTTCGCTCTCAGGGTTTTCTCAGATCAGAGCAGAACttgccaaaaacaaacaaaagag CTTGTTTCTGGAAATACTGCGTGACCAACTAG